DNA sequence from the Labrus bergylta chromosome 13, fLabBer1.1, whole genome shotgun sequence genome:
TTCAGCCTTTTAAAAcccttaaaggtggagtcagtaatATTTttcgttgcagcttgtaaacattcaaactagTCCCTTTCTCCTGGGATCATCACCCCCAAAACTCTGTATTTACTACTTGTACCTACtgtacactgcaagctaccacACGCTAGCTCAAGCTAACCACCGTTGTTTGGCATCTACCTGTCCAATAGAAATCAGGCCAACTCCACGTCTGCTGGTGAAAGCTAACAAAAGGTTCATCCTTGTTTTGGAACGAGCTTAATCTGCTTTAAGTTTcacctcactgtgattatattttctcatCTTTGCCGCTACGTCCATCATATTCACGAGTTTGAATCGCATCCAATCACtaaattgtatccactcctaaacccaactgctgcgctgtcattagctggaggaaacacaccagctccccgtcCAGAAACGTCCCGCCTCAATCCAAACAAACCACAACAGTAAAATCTAATCAGAGgtcagggtctctgcagacacagtcaccaccacatatgcatggaggcccagaagggatgaTTAAGCAGCTTTACTTTTGCATAAGTCTGGATTTTAatttttaggaaaaagctactgacgcTACCTTTAAGAGCACAGAGATATCTGTAGTCAAACCTTCTGTTTCTTACCTGTCTATCTCAGTATAACGACATGAACCAGTGGCTTCAGGTGGAGCTGCCTCAGGTTAAAAAGATCACAGGCATCATAACACAAGGAGCCATGGCTCTGGGGAAACAGATGTACGTCGTTTCCTACACTCTGCTGTACAGCGACAACGGGATCCACTGGAACCAGTACACAGACGACGAGACTATCTCCTCCAAGGTGAGCTGCAGGAAATATCGAAATGCAAAGTATACCACATTAAAGTTTTCTTTTACCAAGGCAGGAAAGGGGATACTAAAAATGTCTCTTCCCGCAAAATGCAGATATTCTTTGGAAATACAGATAACAACGACCACGTCAAGAACTACATCTACCCTCCAATTTTCTCCCGATTCGTCCGGATCGTTCCCAAAAGCTGGATGGGCGCCATCACTATGCGGATAGAACTCCTGGGCTGTGACTTtgagtgaaacacacacacctttaaaacaacattatgaCAATTCAGAGGGCTGTACTACTACGACACAAGATCACTAAGTGAGTAATGTTGAGCCCAAAGTGAGAGCTTACAGTTTTTTGTAGCGGTCTCGCTTTTCACCGGGCTGGATCACCATGACAACTCACTACTCTTTATGTTCAAAGTTTCAGTTCTGAAATCGTCTTTATAAAGCATCAGTCTTTCACTTATTCTACCCATATCAGCATTCTTCAAAAGAATATAtgcaacatgttacacacatgttttattttattttaaaggtcacatattatgctaaatacacttcaccatgtttctccaactctaatatgtgtctctagtctgtttacaaacccccagtgatgagaaaagtccatcctctgtgtcttctgcctgctccacttttcagaaaatgtgtgctcaaacaggccgtttggagattttcccttcatgacatcacaaagggcagtaacccctcccccaggtgggtgacactcccatagctaggtgtttgttctgccctctgagtctgccttctcactgtaaacaataggacatggagcgagaaagaccgagtacacacaagcccttccagagaggaagcgtggtcagacacagctcatttacatttaaaggtacagacacagaaacagcctgttctgagcagggttgaaatagagaggtttataggcatgatcaaatacaggatcagagtggatttagaacaagaaacttcacacacatgtttggaggagctctgagacttatttacactggttgaagaggaggagaatatgtcacctttaaatttGAGTAACACATCAGCACAACATAGTAGCCATCAGGCTGAGGTTTTTTTGTGTCATACAGGAAGTCTAGTGCCCACTAAATGCAAGTTACAACAAAGAGTGAACTGGTGTGGTATCACAAATTATTAATTTCACTATGATCTGGAAAATGTTCAGAACAAGCTCAGCAAAGGAATAGTATGcatcactttgtccacaggggagcgccaaaatcaacaaaaactgaaagggaaaataaaccctgaaaaaaaggaataattcAATTAAGGAATTTGCACTTTTTTagtattctttattttcttatatGTCCCTCATGACGATCAGGTGACAAACAATCAGGCCTTTTCTGTGATGATGTGTCGGTGACTTGGTCTTAGTTTGTTTGGTAGTACACCCCTGTGGCCAACTATGCACGCTCAAATAAAGACCCAAGCAAACTGAAGCATACGTGTGGTGCATGCACATCCATTTCCAAAATATACAGTCATTTATCAAGGGCACTATATGCATAAATATACTCACAGGTATGGTGTAGGGCATTTGTTAAACTCATCATACAGCTTGTGAAACTCAGCTGCTGCATGAGTCAGGACTCCTGCTGATGGGGAATGTTACCTCCTTTAATGTCACCTTTGGGTgctgcagcagaagaaaaaaaaagatgtaaagatTGAAGGTTTTTTGCAACAGATGATTACGTTTTCAGATACACAAATATATTCCCAAACTCATTTGTAAATGCACTAATTATGAGTAATCCTAACCCATGCGTCAtagttttatgtgtttttgaaatatgagttttatttttatgctgACATCAGAaatgattataaatgaatgtaaatatgtAAGTAGACATCACGTAATTTATTTGTCAATAAAAATGATTGCTGTTCTTATTTTAAGCGTCCTGCTCAGTGATTCATGTCTCGGTATCCTGAGTATGAGTATGTGCACACTGATATGTTCTCATGGTGTCGAGAAGGCGTCACTTTTAGCACCTCTGCTGAGCAGGCCTCGTCGTTTAGCGGGCAGCCCGGGGGCCTCCAGAGTCAACAGACACGTGCAGCTGCAAACACATGCCGTGTTTATCCATTTGCTGATCATGTTAAACTGGGCACTGGAGGTGTGAAAGTCCCAGCATGGCTGCCCTGCGTTGCTACTGATCTACGAGTAACAAATTAAGTCATAGTTTTATTGGACGACCTGCCGTCTGGATGCTCTGGGAGCACTGAGAGGAGAAGCAGCTGTTAGTCAGTGAGACTGTACAAATAATCCAAGTGATCAGAATGTGGTGCATCATTTGTTTGCAAAATCTCTTGCTGCAGAGATCAGAGTTtgttcattaacattttaacaggAAATCGCCCACTCATCCAGACTccagacatgttttaaaatggatATGGTGAGTTGACGTGTCTATTAAGGTGTCACTATACctgatttttaaactttgatacaatacaaataaaaaatcaaacactgttGATACCTGTTTCGATACTACAGCAACAAACAGAAAtcctaaatggtaaatggacttcagcttgtatatttcttttctagtcttctgactactcacagcgcttttacaccgcaggtcacacctacacattcacacactgatggtagacgctgctgagtaaagagaccatcagaagtaactcatccattcatacacatgcacacgccACAGACGTAGAaactcagggttaagtgtcttgcccaaggacacatcggacatgttgctacaGGATCTgaggattgaacccccgaccttccagttgagagccgacagactgagccacagccgccccagagTCCTAGACACCAAATATTGGGTATTTCCTTCATAAAAACCTCAAGCGTTCTCTGATGAGATAGAAAGTGCTATCCAAAACATGCAATAACTGTATTTAAAGTTCCCCAGCtttacaatacaatacataTTTCTCTGTTCTTTGGGAAAGAGAAGAAGTGCTGTTCTTTCTTTGCACATAGTTATCGGTCACACACCCGACTTCAGAGTCCAGGTGGAGCTTGTGCAGCATGCAGCATCACTCACTTAGTCTGATCACCTCTTAAAATACGTGCAATGACTTCTCTGATGAATAGCAATAATACGTATGTTTAATGCTCTGTGTGCACATTCCTTCACAGCAGTCAGATCCACAGAAACAGGATGAGGGGCCGGGACATGGGGCTTCATTCACATagatgtggttttttttgttttgtttttaaagagaaaaacaagaaaaaaaattgtgattgttgtgtttctgatttCTTACAGCTCTCaactttaattcattttttcctGAACATGTTAGAAAAGTCACACCACCACACAACATCTGAGCGAATGACTGCTTCAATGCTTGGAAAAAAGTAACATGCAGTTGCTACAGTGCGCCACCAGGAGTCGCTGCAGCTTCACCTTCGCTGCAGGTTAGTCCTAGACCAAACATTCAGAGACGATTCTTCTCCACATGATAAGATCACAAGTGGAGTAGAAACATGTTACACAGTGGCAGAGGACTTTCAGGATTTATGTTTGAGTAAAGTTTTAAAtcttgtgttgttcttgttgtcCCCTTGCATCTGCTAAGGGAATTGTAGCTTCAGAAAAGTGACATTaactgaaattaatattgaGCTTTTTCTAAACATTAACTTACTAATAAAAGTCGGTATTCATAGGATCATGAATATTAAGATAGATCCATCATAATTCTTCATAACAATGGGACAGTTGGGACCTGAATTAtctcataaatacatttatttatttattcatagtAAGTAAATTAATTTAGTctctatttatttgtatttttgttgctttagtGGTTTtgcctgtttgtctttttctgctgttgtttcatCTTTATGTCAACTGCAACACATTTTGAAGGAAAAACACTTTTGAAGCAACAGTGCGACGTTGGCCTCTGATATTTAaggcagtagaagaagaaaaacaaagttccTATTCTTCACTTTCCACCACTCCCGGATCTTATAAATTCATGTTAAGCCGGATGTAATTGAAAAGAGTAAATCAATGAAAGCGTCCAGAGTTGATCCTGAGTCAGTGATAGAATATGAACATACCAGCTCGTGATTATAAATATCTGTATTACACTCTGCTGCTGGACACTGACACACAAGATGTTTACAAACATCAGAGTGACGTCAGCGGAGTGTAACCCCAACCGGGAAGACTTTTAATGGTCACTAccaatagactgtaaatattaagatcACCACgtgcacgcgcacgcacgcacacacacacacacacacacacacacacacacacacacacacacacacacacacacacacacacacacacacacacacacacctcctcccctcctctcctctgctctgctcggGTTGACCCCGCCCCCCCTCTGAGCGTGGCTCCTTTAAAAGCGCCAGTCCTCAACTCAGAGGGTCAGTTCAAGACCTGCAGTGAGACTCGTAGAAGACAGTTTTGGACTTTACTCTGAGGGACGTTCAAGTATAAACTAAGATTATTTCCGGACCCGAAAATCTAAAATCACTGGAATAATGAAGTCACCAAAACTGAGAGCCCAaggtaaatgtttatttattttttattatacactatattttttattatcgAGGGGGGGGGACTTATTTATTGAAAGATAGTAAGGCTTGTTATGCTGGTTTATATCAGAAATAATTATAAGGCCTATACAAGATCCCAATTAGAAAATAAACAGGTTATTTCAAGAGATGTAACAAATATTGGCGGGATTAAAAGTCGATTCCAACACTAGAACATGGAGTTTATGGGGTTTCTGACACTAAGTTATATTTCtgacgttttttttcttgcagcgAAGTTCGTCAACGAGGAGGACCTGGACGACGTGCTGTGCGAGTTCGACGCGGTGATCGAAGACTTCACGTCGCCGGTGGAGAAGCGTCACTTCAGGTACGACGAGCACCTGAAGAcggtgaagaggaggagctgcgCGAGCGTCAGCGACAGCGGCATCAGCGACTCAGAGAGTAAGTGTTTGACTCTTTAACTGGACATTCAACTTTACTAGAGAGCATcggagcaacaacaaaaaaaaaaaaagtcaaacgtAAACTTTTGGATCATTTCATGACATCAGTGACGCATTGTCAGGATCCAAAAATGATTCTAGATGACTACAGGGATGGTCTCCCATGATTTCAGAGGGGAGCCAGAATGGAGATCAGGCTCtgcagaaaatatttttatctctttttttcagtgCCTGGTGTTCTAAAAAGTTATCTCTACTTTGCCAAAACCGCCAGTCAAATTTGTTATCATAAACTTTGAATCATGCAGGTTCTAGCTCACCTTAAGTCagtgtttctcctcctcctcctcctcctcctctgcgcTGTATCACCTCTGTGTGCAGTTTCTTATCGTGTGTCATCAGAGGGCAGCAGGGCAGATTGTTGCACATGCATCCATGCATATGcttctcttctgtctctgcCTGAAGGCAAAAGAGAAATCTTTGATCTCAGTCCAGAGATTTGGCCGTGATATTGAGCTACTGCTGCATACTTTGGCACACCTGCCTCCGGATCGTGGCTGTGACTctaaagttttaaaaagcatACATTTGCTATTTTACTCCACAGTGTTTCTCAAAGTCCTCCCAGTCAGCTTCAGAGGTGGCCTCAGGCTGCATAAATGTGATAGCATCATATGCTGAAAAATATGCTTCGAGTCCCCTTGAGTTTCCCAAACACGTGTGAGCACAGCAGGTTCTGCCAGGAAGAGATGGAAAAGATTTGATTATTTGGACTGGGATACTTTTAAAAGTCTAGACTGCAGAATATTCTTCTTCCAAACAAAAGCGCATTGAAAGATTAAAGCTCTTGTGTCGTTTATTATCCAAACCTGGATGGGTAGAGTTTTATTTGATGCAGATTTTTGTAAACTTCAGCACAAGAATTTGACCACAGAATTGTAGTTACACTTGGGTTTGAGGGTGCTATCACAGCAGGTAGGACTTATCTCATTACCACATTACCACTACAGATCCTGCAGTACTCGTCATCTGTGTTAATAGCAGTGGAAGGTGTTTGAACAGGTCTGCAGTCTTAATGAGCGTGTTGATCGGAGCGGGATCAGATTCCTGCTGGAGCGCTGTCCTCTCCATGGCAGTGTAATGAAGAGGGACCTGTCCCACGCAGGGACGCTCTAttgtcctgcagcctgatggATGGACGGACTGTTGGACGCGCAGATTAATGACACAAACTGGGCAGAGCCCCAAGAGATCCACCAGAGAGTGCGGGAAGCAGAGAtagaggaaaaaggagaaaatagaAAGTGCATGAAAAACGGTAAAAACAACAGGGATTCATTTCCAAGTCAAACACAAAAGGGCTGcggcggtgtgtgtgtgcgcccgGGTGCTCCCCGTTGTGTGGTGTCTCCTATCTCCCGCTGTGTGTGCAGTGTTGAGTGCTGGGAGTGGCACAGgtcagagggagaggagggggggtaaGTGGTCGACATCTGAGACACTGTTAAGATCTGCTGCGGGTCTGGGCAGAGGAGTGAGAGAGGTGAGGACAGCTACAAGTGTGGCCTAATCTACTTTTTGTCTCACGCACTTAACTTCAAAATCCCAAAGATAGAATGGACAGTGTTGTCGGTCAACTTAAACTGAGACTTCAAGCTTTAGAGAAGCTGTTTTTTACTGAATGAATGAGCCTTAAATCCTGGACTTTAGCTGCGGAAAGTCTCCacatctttatctctctctgacTCCATTTCTttgcagacaaacagacagtgaAAATATGTAACGTGGTGGCGTTCATAATATGACCTGGCAGGCTCAAACTGGTCGTTATATCACTTATGTAACCATCCGTTCAAGGCTTGGGTCGTACAGAAGAGATAGAAACTGCAGCCTGCACTGTTCTGGTATCAGACTCTCAACGTGTCAGAGATAAATCTCACTGACTGCCACGATGGAGATCTAGTCTCTGACTTACAGTTACCGACTGCAcattaaatcttcaacttctaaGGGAAATGCATAAAATGTGTAGCTACAGTGAGTCCGCTTTTTGcgccagagttttgtttttgcaccgATGTCAGagcgtgtgtttttgtgtgtgcaaacacaagcacatgcgtgtgtgtgaaaGGCCGGAGAGGAAGGCCGTCATTAGAGGAGAATGTGATGATTACACACCGAAGCTGCTCCACTGACACAGATTTagatttgtgttgtgtttgtgtgtacacagAGAGGTGGACACTTACCTGATCTAATGTGTCTGAATTtgtctcctctcgctctctctctctctctcactctctctctctctctctgtctgacaggTGCAGAGTCTCTCAACAGAAACAGCTTCAGCTTCAGTGACGAGAGGCTCGACTCCCCCACCGTGCTCTCCCCCACCaactcctcacctcctctcatgTCACCAAAACGTGAGTAACTCTCAGTATTTTCACATCTCTATTGAAACTTGTGAAGAAACTTTGACTTTAAGATTACATATTTAGATGCTGAACAGTAAGGCGTTAACCTTCATCAGCTAATATTTGCTTGGCTTGTCCCCAAACAGTACGCCTGCACTCTGATGTGTTGTTGCTTGTACAGATTTCTTGCGCTCCAGCTTCAGCCAGTTTCTACCCAcattgtgtctgtctctgtgcgCTCTTGAAATGTCTGCCCTCTTTGTGAAAGAACTTACATCAGGAATAGTCTCTCATGACGGTGAATTGATCCCTGCTTTGTAACAGATCTTTGTTTTGCCCCTGTCATGCACAAATACCAGGCTCTCAAACAAAGATGTGCAATGATCTAATGGAGCCAAATACTTTATTTCTGGTCTTTAAACGAGTTTCTGAAGATTGTTTTGCTCTATCTGAAAATGTGaatcttctttctttccctGCAGCCAAACTGGGCGACACTAAAGAGCTGGAGGACTTCATCGCCGACCTCGATAGGACATTAGAGAGTAAGTGCTCATGCCCACCGAGCTGTCAGAACTCTTGATGAATTAGCGTGTGTGCTGGCGCCGCCCGCAACTCTGGATTAACATAAGCGTTTTGTTCCCTGTGTCAGCTATGCTAACGACCACTCATAAAGTGACACAGCAACCCCTCCCCTCGGGTTTCTTAGAAACAGTgatgtgtgaggaggaggagggtgaaggGGCCGGGGCGGTGGTGTTACGTGGACCATGAAGGTCTCTCAGGCAGCGTGTCCCTTTTgaacctgtcaatcaaactcgCAAGAAAGTGCTCTGACCAACACCGTGCAATTACACACATCACAAAGCACTCCAATCGTCAGCTCCTGCACTTACTGTATCTCAGGAATAGTTTTCAGGTATCTGGACATGACTTCAGTATTCATTACTCTACTTATTTTTACAGATAGCTTCTTTCTACTCATTATATTTTGACAACAGGCTCGTTACTTTAGATTTTATACTCTTAAGGGGAATAATCCTGATTATTTTTTGCACCTTTACCAACATCAAGAGGGGCACAAACAGAAAAGCTGCGCTCTTTGTGCATCCATCTGTGCGCGTCAAACATGACAGGTATAAACTTCATAAGAGTTTGAACTTGGCGTCGTATTCAGAGCAGCACAACACTTTCTATCCCTCTGATTTGCACACTGAAGCAGGAAGTAACGTTcctggttttaaaaatgtgttagtCACACTCAAAGTTAGGTTGACTTCAGTTCGATCATGTTCTAAAATGAGGTGATAAAAAACAGCGGTATAAATGTCCTTCAGAGGGAAACTTTTACTTTGAGATATGAGGACTCTGCAACACTTGCACTGGCAGTAAACAAGTCCAATAAGTACGCCTGCCTCTACAGAAGTATCTGTTCTTCTACGTTTCCTCCTCTGCATATTTATAGATATGTATGTTTGCTTATGCACATGAgaagattaaagaaaaaaagggcgTCGTTTAACTTGCAAAATGTCATtgataacagacacacacggcTCATTTGTGTTTGACTTCTGTACTTTGGGGATTGTGAGTGTTTGAACTTGCTTCAGAGTTTGAGGAATGTGTGCCGCTGCGTGAATTCCCACTGTAAATGTCAGGAATGGAATGAGACCGGAGTGGGAGTTGTGTGGATGTCTTTTCCTTCCCTCGGCCCTCGCCCTGTTCTGCCGCTGAGTGTCTGTCTTTCACAGACTGTCTGTAAAAGAAACTGGACATTCAGTGAGCCTGGGCGGGAAGTCGGCCAGCCTCCTGTTGGCTCTGCTGAATGGTGTGTTTATTAGGGGGCCACCGTTGTTTACGATGACCGGCCCGTAAAAGCGAGCAGCCCGCCGCTCTGAGAATAGAGCCGAGGAGCCAGAGAGTCCGGTTCTAATCaggtctgtctgtctctgttctcAGGCATGTGACGAGGAGGCTCAGAGTCGTCTTGGGAGTGCAGCCACACGAGGGAAGGAGGGAGTGAATGTTTGGACCCCCCCCCCGAGCAGCATACGCCCGGCTCCTACACCCAAAACCACCCAACAGGATACAGCTGGATCCCAGTGGCGTCCAAGCAGCTCCACCACGGCACCAGCTCCTAAATTTAACCCAGCCATCTACTCACTTCAACCACCTGGATACTGGGGCTGTAAGGGCAGCGAAGAGGGCCAAAATTAGCTTAGCAGGAAACCTGAGGACACAGCATGATGCAATGGACTCCATGAATCATTACGAGGAGTGAGGAGGCGTGAATGAAACGCCGCAGAGAGTCACTGGAACTTTTACTGTCAGATCACATCAACACTCCAACCCCTGAGCTGGaagagtatttaaaaaaaaaaaaaaaaaaaagctttgtataatagaaatatatttgtaattttatAGAGCTCCttattgtcttttctttgtgtaaaatatatttttgtatcttTATGTAAATAATAATTCTATTTGCCTTATTAACAGGACGTTCAGATTAACTGGAATAAACTGAATCCTCTCTGGAGAAAGCTGGAAAGCTATATGTGTATTTAATACAGCGAATGCAGAGCCAGAGATAATATTAAAgtatgaaatgttctttttactAACACACGACTCCGCTCTTTATTTTGGACCAGGGCGTTTGCTTTTCTGGGCTTCTGTCAGCTCGTCTCAGTAACACAGAGCTGAAGTTCATGTGCAGTCTCGTTTCACTTTAGCGACCACAGACGCCCTCTGTCAGGTCCATTCAGCAGGTCAGAGTAAGGATTAGCTTCTCTAAAGTTTAACACACCAGCGTATTTCACAttaaatttgtacattttgcagAAAGCACTTTGATCTGTTATCGAGTCCCTGCAGGAAGAATTGGTTTCTTAGCAAAGCTGTGGAGCGCAGGAGGGGTTCAGCTGCTGTTTGCTAATCTGGAGAGATATCAGAAGTTCAACTCCAGTGAATCTGTGAAGGAACACTCATACAAACATGCAACCAAAAGCAATGCATGCaggaaaaaagagcaaaaggggCCATGATGGCAGCAAATGCAAGTAAAAGATGTTAACACATTAAAGTaggataataaaataaataccatCTTGGATTGAAAATGTGCACAATCATTTAGTAAAACTCGACGTAAGAGGGACTATTGTTTCAATACCAGTTCTCAGATTTTGGTCTTTTATTTCAGCTTGCAGAAGGCATCCTCTTTGGGTCTTTTAAGGCACAAATGTGGAAACttcagagaaaagacaaaagggGGAACCTCGATGATCAAACTGTAGCATGAAGTTCAAAAATCATTCCTGATGTAAGGAGAAATGTGGTCAATTAAAAAACATCCAGgagaatttacatttaaaatctgtGGGTTCTAAAAGATGCATTTAGTGCAGTAAAGCAGTCCACTAAATGAGGCCCATATTTATATGTTGAGAAAGCTGTCTCTTCAGCACCTTGAAAATGTTCGACTCTtccaagaaacaaaaacaaaaaaacgtccCAGATGCCCAAAAcactttgcatttttaaatgttttgctgaTCTGCCTCCAGATCTTTAGCGGCCTTTGCAGGAGCGAGCCCAACATAGAGCTACAAACACAGAATCTACAACAAACTTTACGATTAACTGCGTCGTCATTACATTAATCATGTGCTTGGAATAAGGGAGTAGAGGCGTCATGCAGCAGATTCCTAATAACGTAAAAGTCATGCATGTAgcaacagccacacacagacGCACTGAAATAGATACAACACGTCACCTACCTTCTGTGCTCACTAATCAACCtctcaacaataaaaacacttatGTAACCTCTGCAGCAACAGGGTCTATTTCCAGCGGCGGAGGGAGACAGGAGGGTGTGACCTCTTACAGGGCCAGCAGCAGGTGTGGCTCAAGTGGTCTAATGTCAGAGACGACCCCTCAGCCTGTGCAGACCGGCCTCCATGATGGTTCTAGAGCAGCAGTGCAGCAGGTGTAGACGGACCAGAGAGCACGATCGATGAGTTTCAGGAatactcaaacacaaaaaaagacctAATGATGTGTAATCTAGGCCGTCAGGCGGACATACCCTGACTTTTTTAATCCCACATTTCAACCAATAAGACTGACAGGCAACCTGATAAAAGCAAACACCTAAACGCCATGCTACCAGTTTGTAACACAAGCTTCCTGATATAAGAGGTAAGTAACAAAATGCAAAGACAATTTTGAACTTTGCACAACAATAATCAAATGcaaaatgaagaagaatcacTCGAGGAATGTTCAGGAACTTGTGTCTCTCAGCTGGTTTGCAggagtttcatgttttctttactgtttttttaagctttatttatgtggtttttgtatgcctttattcagtgaggacagtggacagagtaggagatctggagagagagagagagtgggggatgagatgtgggaagggagccacaggtcggactagAACCCATGGccgtccacttggaggactagGCTCCATACATGGGTTTTGTGACCTAAACCGCTAGGCCCTCAACGGCCCCATTTTGTCTTTGCTTTGCACTTATTTTGCAGATTCTGTGTAAACAATGCAGATAATGTAACATGAAAGAGAGTGGCCAATCTTGTAATTTAAGAGAATGAACTCTCTTCTGATCCGACGACCGCTTTAGAAACGTCAAGAGCTTCAGAAGACATTGCGCAACACATTTCAAAGGCTTACAGTTCATGCACTTTGAATGAGCAGAACTGTTGGAAGTGTCCTTTAAACTGTGTCAGTCTGTACTGTTCACACTTGTCCGATAGCTGCACGTAAAGAACATTAGGCCCCTCCTTTCCTTTAGCCCGTTACTGATTGCATCCGTGCTGATTCGGCTGCAGCCTCTGATTTGATCTCCTCTGAAGTCTCATGTTTTGAAGCCTCTCAAAAGAAAACCTCAGCCCACAAGCTGAGAGTCCCCCGACAGCTGTGCGCGGCTGCAGTTCCCAGTCGGTGGATCCAGCCAGCCGACTGTGAGCGCATGCCAGACTGTGTTAATGTGATGGCAGGAAGCTGGCACAGAGACGGCCGTCTTGTTTCTTCAGTACAGTTGGCAGAGGGAAGCTGTGGGCACAGTCTCGCTCACAGTACACCTCTCCGCTCTGTGTGCTGTTACGAGGGTTTGGGCTGGACGCCGGGCAGCTGGCACGGATCGGAGGGACCATGTTGACACAACACATGATCCC
Encoded proteins:
- the rgcc gene encoding regulator of cell cycle RGCC codes for the protein MKSPKLRAQAKFVNEEDLDDVLCEFDAVIEDFTSPVEKRHFRYDEHLKTVKRRSCASVSDSGISDSESAESLNRNSFSFSDERLDSPTVLSPTNSSPPLMSPKPKLGDTKELEDFIADLDRTLESM